One stretch of Bombina bombina isolate aBomBom1 chromosome 7, aBomBom1.pri, whole genome shotgun sequence DNA includes these proteins:
- the C7H6orf47 gene encoding uncharacterized protein C6orf47 homolog, whose amino-acid sequence MFFQRSFHWPSPPAIFSKILRSKSSSPSDPQNPPPKPKRWSLPHIPLPTLPSFQSVLHFSRKDEDTKYSPPPNINAQHFQICINLVHHIIDSCIRVCLWLFSPIFQVTLDVFGIQGALKLWIHGIGIFVATTYGMYLLLWLAQEYLLQLTSMYGVLQIFVLSVSLKSEREEMEKEKIEEDDDDDKRQEEENVEQERVHEEERWAGGSEDEDYDSEDGWETDGKEEDVV is encoded by the coding sequence ATGTTCTTCCAAAGGTCCTTTCACTGGCCCTCACCTCCGGCCATCTTCTCAAAGATTCTCCGTTCCAAATCAAGTTCTCCCTCTGATCCTCAAAACCCTCCCCCAAAGCCCAAACGTTGGTCTTTGCCCCATATTCCACTGCCCACTCTACCCTCTTTTCAATCTGTCCTCCATTTCAGCAGGAAAGATGAAGATACTAAATATTCTCCTCCTCCTAATATCAATGCTCAACACTTCCAGATCTGCATCAACTTGGTCCATCATATTATAGACTCCTGTATCCGTGTTTGTCTATGGCTATTCTCTCCAATATTTCAGGTGACTCTGGATGTTTTTGGGATACAAGGAGCCCTAAAACTCTGGATTCATGGTATTGGCATCTTTGTAGCCACTACATACGGCATGTATTTACTTCTCTGGCTGGCCCAAGAGTACCTTCTCCAATTGACCTCCATGTATGGAGTGTTACAGATCTTTGTACTAAGTGTAAGTCTAAAGTCAGAACGAGAGGAGATGGAGAAAGAGAAAATTGaagaagatgatgatgatgataaaagACAAGAAGAAGAAAACGTAGAACAAGAGAGGGTACATGAGGAGGAAAGATGGGCAGGTGGAAGTGAAGATGAAGATTATGATTCAGAAGATGGGTGGGAGACTGATGGGAAAGAAGAAGATGTTGTTTAA